Proteins from a single region of Corylus avellana chromosome ca11, CavTom2PMs-1.0:
- the LOC132165881 gene encoding photosynthetic NDH subunit of lumenal location 4, chloroplastic, with product MAVSTLTVTTPKLYSLQTFNPKSFFTTKPSSSSSPSCCSGSSRACFLNADDAKLSIASTSATKKRVFDMGIGLLAASALAMSPLDANATRIEYYATVGEPLCELNFVKSGLGYCDVSVGPGAQAPYAELIDVHYTARFADGTVFDSSYKRARPLTMRIGVGKVIKGLDQGIFGGEGVPPMQVGGKRKLRIPPELAYGPEPAGCFSVEIESEGSPNSFDSK from the exons atGGCTGTCTCTACTCTAACCGTTACGACCCCAAAGCTCTATTCCCTTCAAACCTTCAATCCCAAGTCCTTCTTCACCACCAaaccctcttcttcttcttcaccttctTGTTGTTCTGGTTCTTCTCGCGCTTGTTTTTTGAATGCAGACGATGCGAAGCTCTCTATAGCTTCAACTTCTGCAACCAAGAAGCGTGTATTTGATATGGGTATTGGGCTTTTAGCAGCATCAGCTCTGGCTATGTCACCGTTGGATGCCAATGCTACCAGAATCGAGTACTACGCCACTGTGGGAGAGCCTCTGTGTGAACTCAACTTCGTCAAGTCTGGGCTTGGTTACTGTGACGTGTCAGTCGGCCCCGGTGCGCAAGCTCCTTATGCTGAGCTTATCGAT GTTCACTACACTGCAAGATTCGCTGATGGAACAGTCTTCGACAGTAGCTATAAACGTGCTAGACCTCTCACTATGCGTATTGGTGTGGGCAAG GTCATCAAGGGATTGGACCAGGGAATTTTCGGGGGTGAAGGAGTACCTCCAATGCAAGTAG GTGGAAAACGTAAGCTTCGGATTCCTCCAGAATTAGCGTATGGGCCAGAACCAGCAGGATGCTTTTCAG TGGAAATAGAAAGTGAAGGAAGCCCAAATTCATTTGATAGCAAATAG
- the LOC132166187 gene encoding heavy metal-associated isoprenylated plant protein 23, which yields MGVGGTLEYLSDLMGSTHKHKKKKQLQTVELKVRMDCDGCELKVKKALSSLSGVKSVDISRKQQKVTVIGNVEASKVLKKAKSTGKRAEIWPYVPYNLVAQPYTAQAYDKKAPPGYVRNVENTATTGTVTRYEDPYSTMFSDDNANACSIM from the exons atggGAGTTGGCGGTACTTTGGAGTATTTATCTGACTTGATGGGCAGTACCCATaaacacaaaaagaagaagcaattaCAGACTGTGGAGCTGAAGGTAAGGATGGACTGTGATGGCTGTGAGCTTAAGGTCAAGAAAGCCCTCTCTTCATTAAGTG GAGTTAAATCAGTGGACATAAGCAGGAAACAGCAGAAGGTGACTGTAATTGGAAATGTTGAAGCAAGCAAGGTGCTGAAGAAGGCAAAGTCAACAGGGAAAAGGGCAGAGATTTGGCCCTATGTTCCTTACAATCTAGTGGCTCAGCCTTACACTGCTCAAGCTTATGACAAGAAAGCACCTCCTGGTTATGTCAGGAATGTAGAGAACACTGCCACCACTGGCACTGTGACAAGATATGAGGACCCATACAGCACCATGTTCAGTGATGACAACGCCAACGCATGTTCTATTATGTAG